A single window of Streptococcus cristatus ATCC 51100 DNA harbors:
- the atpA gene encoding F0F1 ATP synthase subunit alpha, with protein MAINAQEISALIKQQIENFQPNFDVTETGVVTYIGDGIARAHGLDNAMSGELLIFENGSYGMAQNLESTDVGIIILGDFTDIREGDTIRRTGKIMEVPVGDALIGRVVDPLGRPVDGLGELATTKTRPVEAPAPGVMQRKSVSEPLQTGLKAIDALVPIGRGQRELIIGDRQTGKTSIAIDAILNQKGQDMICIYVAIGQKESTVRTQVETLRQYGALDYTIVVTASASQPSPLLFLAPYAGVAMAEEFMYNGKHVLIVYDDLSKQAVAYRELSLLLRRPPGREAFPGDVFYLHSRLLERSAKVSDELGGGSITALPFIETQAGDISAYIATNVISITDGQIFLGDGLFNAGIRPAIDAGSSVSRVGGSAQIKAMKKVAGTLRIDLASYRELEAFTKFGSDLDAATQAKLNRGRRTVEVLKQPVHEPLPVEKQVVILYALTHGFLDAVPVDEILRFEAEIFAYFDAHHEDIYETIRQTKDLPSEEVLDAAITEFINQSNFK; from the coding sequence TCCAGCCAAATTTTGACGTCACAGAAACTGGGGTCGTCACTTACATTGGTGATGGAATCGCTCGTGCCCACGGTCTTGATAATGCCATGAGTGGCGAGCTCTTGATTTTTGAAAATGGTTCTTATGGTATGGCTCAAAATTTGGAGTCAACCGATGTCGGAATTATTATCTTGGGTGATTTTACAGATATTCGTGAGGGCGATACGATTCGCCGCACGGGTAAAATCATGGAAGTTCCTGTCGGAGATGCTTTGATTGGTCGTGTCGTAGATCCACTTGGTCGTCCTGTTGACGGTTTGGGTGAGCTTGCTACAACTAAAACACGCCCTGTAGAAGCACCAGCTCCAGGAGTTATGCAACGGAAGTCTGTATCAGAACCATTGCAAACAGGTTTGAAAGCTATTGATGCCCTTGTACCAATTGGTCGTGGTCAGCGGGAATTGATTATCGGTGACCGTCAGACTGGTAAAACCAGCATTGCCATCGATGCGATCCTCAACCAAAAAGGGCAGGATATGATCTGTATCTATGTTGCTATTGGACAAAAAGAATCTACTGTCCGTACACAAGTGGAAACTCTCCGTCAGTATGGAGCCTTGGATTATACTATCGTGGTAACAGCGTCAGCTTCTCAGCCTTCTCCATTACTTTTCTTGGCTCCTTATGCCGGTGTAGCAATGGCTGAAGAATTTATGTACAATGGCAAGCACGTCCTCATTGTTTATGATGACTTGTCAAAACAAGCGGTAGCTTATCGTGAGCTTTCCCTCTTGCTTCGTCGTCCGCCAGGTCGTGAAGCCTTCCCAGGGGATGTCTTCTATCTTCACAGCCGTCTGCTTGAACGTTCGGCTAAGGTTTCTGATGAGCTGGGTGGTGGTTCAATCACTGCATTGCCATTCATCGAAACGCAGGCAGGAGATATCTCTGCCTATATCGCGACCAACGTAATTTCAATCACAGATGGACAAATCTTCCTTGGAGATGGTCTCTTTAATGCAGGGATTCGTCCAGCTATTGACGCTGGTTCTTCTGTATCTCGGGTAGGTGGATCTGCACAAATCAAGGCCATGAAGAAGGTTGCAGGAACCCTGCGTATTGACCTTGCTTCATATCGTGAGTTGGAAGCCTTTACCAAATTTGGTAGTGACCTCGATGCAGCAACCCAGGCTAAGTTGAACCGTGGACGCCGTACAGTAGAAGTATTGAAACAGCCAGTTCATGAGCCACTGCCAGTTGAAAAGCAAGTTGTGATCCTCTATGCGTTGACTCACGGCTTCCTTGATGCAGTACCAGTAGATGAGATTCTTCGGTTTGAAGCAGAGATTTTTGCTTACTTTGACGCTCATCATGAAGACATTTATGAAACCATTCGTCAGACAAAAGATTTGCCGAGTGAAGAAGTGCTGGACGCCGCTATTACTGAATTTATCAATCAGTCTAACTTCAAATAA
- a CDS encoding F0F1 ATP synthase subunit gamma, whose amino-acid sequence MAVSLNDIKNKIASTKNTSQITNAMQMVSASKLGKSEEAAKNFQVYASKVRKLLTDLLHGHEEENVSHHPLLKSRPVQKTAYIVITSDRGLVGGYNATILKSMMELISEYHEKDDYVIISIGGMGADFFRARGIQPIYELRGLANHPSFDEVRKIISKTIEMYQNELFDELYVCYNHHVNSLTSQMRVEQMLPIVDLDPSEADENYILNLELESSRNAILDQLLPQFAESMIYGAIIDAKTAENAAGMTAMQTATDNAKKVINDLTIQYNRARQAAITQEITEIVAGASALE is encoded by the coding sequence ATGGCAGTTTCATTAAATGATATAAAAAATAAAATTGCATCCACAAAAAACACCAGTCAAATCACTAATGCGATGCAGATGGTTTCTGCATCTAAGTTGGGCAAATCCGAAGAAGCGGCAAAGAACTTTCAAGTCTATGCTTCTAAGGTTCGGAAACTCTTGACCGACCTTTTGCATGGTCATGAGGAAGAAAATGTTAGCCATCATCCACTGCTAAAGAGCAGACCAGTTCAGAAAACGGCTTATATCGTCATTACGTCTGATCGTGGTTTGGTCGGTGGCTACAACGCAACCATTCTCAAATCCATGATGGAATTGATTTCGGAATACCACGAAAAGGATGACTATGTCATTATTTCGATCGGTGGAATGGGAGCGGATTTCTTCCGAGCACGGGGCATTCAGCCAATTTATGAATTGCGCGGTTTAGCCAATCATCCGAGTTTTGATGAAGTTCGGAAAATCATTTCCAAGACCATTGAAATGTATCAGAATGAGCTTTTTGATGAACTTTATGTGTGTTATAACCACCATGTCAACAGTTTGACCAGTCAGATGCGGGTAGAGCAGATGTTGCCAATCGTCGACTTGGATCCTAGTGAAGCCGATGAGAACTATATCCTCAATCTAGAACTAGAATCCAGTCGAAATGCGATTTTAGATCAGCTCTTGCCTCAGTTTGCTGAAAGTATGATTTACGGGGCCATTATTGACGCAAAAACTGCTGAAAATGCTGCTGGTATGACAGCCATGCAAACAGCAACAGATAACGCTAAAAAAGTTATCAATGATTTGACCATTCAGTATAACCGTGCTAGACAAGCAGCTATCACGCAGGAAATTACTGAAATTGTGGCGGGTGCAAGTGCACTGGAATAG
- the atpD gene encoding F0F1 ATP synthase subunit beta, protein MSSGKITQVIGPVVDVAFAAGDKLPEINNALVVYKNDEKKSKIVLEVALELGDGVVRTIAMESTDGLTRGMEVLDTGRPISVPVGKETLGRVFNVLGDTIDLDAPFADDAERQPIHKKAPTFDELSTSSEILETGIKVIDLLAPYLKGGKVGLFGGAGVGKTVLIQELIHNIAQEHGGISVFTGVGERTREGNDLYWEMKESGVIEKTAMVFGQMNEPPGARMRVALTGLTIAEYFRDVEGQDVLLFIDNIFRFTQAGSEVSALLGRMPSAVGYQPTLATEMGQLQERITSTKKGSVTSIQAIYVPADDYTDPAPATAFAHLDSTTNLERKLVQLGIYPAVDPLASSSRALSPEIVGEEHYAVAAEVKRVLQRYHELQDIIAILGMDELSDEEKTLVARARRIQFFLSQNFNVAEQFTGQPGSYVPVAETVRGFKEILEGKYDKLPEDAFRGVGSIEDVIAKAEKMGF, encoded by the coding sequence ATGAGCTCAGGCAAAATTACTCAGGTTATCGGACCGGTTGTAGACGTAGCGTTTGCAGCTGGCGACAAGCTACCTGAGATCAATAATGCACTTGTAGTCTATAAAAATGACGAAAAAAAATCAAAAATCGTCCTTGAAGTAGCTCTTGAGCTTGGTGATGGAGTGGTTCGGACCATCGCTATGGAATCAACGGATGGGTTGACTCGTGGCATGGAAGTGCTAGATACTGGCCGTCCAATTTCTGTGCCAGTCGGCAAAGAAACACTTGGTCGCGTCTTTAACGTTTTGGGAGATACCATTGACTTGGATGCTCCTTTTGCGGATGATGCAGAGCGCCAGCCAATCCATAAGAAAGCTCCAACCTTTGATGAGTTGTCTACTTCATCAGAGATCTTAGAGACAGGTATCAAGGTTATCGACCTGTTAGCCCCTTATCTGAAAGGTGGTAAAGTTGGACTCTTCGGTGGTGCCGGAGTTGGTAAGACCGTCTTGATTCAGGAATTGATTCATAACATTGCCCAAGAACATGGTGGTATTTCCGTGTTTACCGGTGTTGGGGAACGTACCCGTGAAGGGAATGACCTTTACTGGGAAATGAAGGAGTCTGGCGTTATCGAGAAAACAGCCATGGTCTTCGGTCAGATGAATGAGCCACCAGGAGCGCGTATGCGGGTTGCTTTAACTGGTTTGACGATTGCAGAGTACTTCCGTGATGTGGAAGGTCAAGATGTGCTTCTTTTCATTGACAATATCTTCCGTTTCACGCAGGCAGGTTCTGAGGTTTCTGCCCTTTTGGGTCGGATGCCATCAGCCGTTGGTTACCAACCAACACTTGCGACTGAAATGGGACAACTCCAAGAGCGTATTACATCGACTAAGAAAGGTTCTGTAACTTCTATTCAGGCCATCTACGTACCAGCCGATGACTATACTGACCCAGCTCCAGCAACGGCTTTCGCCCACTTGGACTCTACAACCAACTTGGAACGTAAATTGGTTCAATTGGGAATTTATCCAGCCGTTGATCCGCTTGCTTCAAGCTCTCGAGCTCTTTCTCCCGAGATTGTTGGTGAAGAGCACTATGCAGTGGCAGCTGAAGTAAAACGCGTATTGCAACGTTATCATGAATTGCAGGATATCATTGCCATCCTAGGTATGGATGAGTTGTCAGATGAAGAAAAGACTTTGGTTGCGCGTGCGCGTCGGATTCAATTCTTCCTATCTCAAAACTTCAACGTTGCGGAGCAATTTACTGGTCAGCCGGGATCTTATGTGCCTGTGGCTGAGACAGTTCGTGGCTTTAAAGAAATCCTCGAAGGCAAGTACGATAAGTTACCAGAAGATGCCTTCCGTGGTGTCGGTTCGATTGAGGATGTCATCGCTAAAGCTGAAAAAATGGGATTCTAA
- a CDS encoding F0F1 ATP synthase subunit epsilon — protein sequence MMAQMTVQIVTPDGLIYDHRAAFVSVKTIDGEMGILPRHINTIAVLEVDQVKVRRIDDDKHIDWIAVNGGIIEIADNVITIIADSAERERDIDISRAERAKLRAEKEIEEAQDKHLIDQERRAKIALQRAINRINVGTRM from the coding sequence ATGATGGCTCAAATGACAGTACAAATCGTTACACCGGATGGTCTGATTTATGACCACCGTGCTGCATTTGTTTCCGTAAAAACGATTGACGGAGAAATGGGGATTTTGCCTCGCCATATCAATACAATTGCTGTTTTGGAAGTGGATCAAGTCAAGGTACGCAGAATCGATGATGACAAGCATATTGACTGGATTGCGGTCAACGGTGGCATCATAGAAATTGCTGATAATGTGATTACTATTATCGCAGACTCAGCTGAGCGTGAGCGTGATATTGATATCAGCCGCGCTGAACGAGCTAAGCTACGTGCTGAGAAAGAGATCGAAGAAGCCCAAGACAAGCATTTGATTGACCAAGAGCGACGTGCTAAAATCGCCCTCCAGCGTGCCATCAACCGTATTAACGTTGGAACAAGAATGTAA
- a CDS encoding DUF1146 family protein, producing MIELMFRLCSHLLFIFMSFHLLSTVVCWERLLKVNADNAIKIRFLILLLSIALGYMASLFFIGIYDMSRAIFNGTL from the coding sequence ATGATAGAATTAATGTTTCGATTATGCAGTCATCTGCTCTTTATCTTTATGTCTTTTCATCTTTTGTCTACAGTGGTCTGTTGGGAAAGATTGCTAAAAGTAAATGCTGATAATGCCATCAAAATTCGTTTTTTGATTTTATTGCTAAGTATTGCCTTGGGCTACATGGCTAGCCTATTTTTTATCGGTATTTATGATATGAGTCGGGCAATCTTTAATGGAACTTTATAA